The following coding sequences lie in one Oryctolagus cuniculus chromosome 7, mOryCun1.1, whole genome shotgun sequence genomic window:
- the TNFRSF25 gene encoding tumor necrosis factor receptor superfamily member 25 isoform X4, producing MRPGPGSCAAAVAAALLLLLLDVGVHGGTPGPPCDCAGDVQKRNSPLCCRGCPAGHFLKAPCTEPCGNSTCLPCPQGTFLARENYRSRCARCQTCDEQAFQVALENCSAVTDTRCGCEPGWFVECVVAHCRDSSPFQCRPCSDCGALHRHTRRPCSSGDADCGTCLPGFYEHGNGCVSCPTSTLGSCPEPCAAVCGWRQMFWVQVLLAGLGVPLLLGVTLTYTYHRCQPPKPAVPADAAETEALTPAQATHLSPSGSAHNLLVPAAGVEKVCTVQLVGNGWTSGSHQTQERPCPQVAWSWDQLPTRALGPALETPQSPPPPAGSPAAVLQPGPQLYDVMDAVPARRWKEFVRTLGLREAEIEAVEVEVGRFRDQQYEMLKRWRQQQPAGLGAVYAALERMGLDGCAEDLRSRLQRGP from the exons ATGAGGCCGGGGCCTGGGAGCTGTGCGGCAGCTGTGGCTGCG gccctgctgctgctgctgctggatgTCGGGGTTCACGGCGGCACTCCTGGCCCACCGTGTGACTGTGCCGGAGACGtccagaagaggaacagcccgTTGTGTTGCCGGGGCTGTCCTGCAG GGCACTTCCTGAAAGCCCCCTGCACAGAGCCCTGTGGCAACTCCACTTGCCTGCCGTGCCCGCAGGGCACCTTCCTGGCCAGGGAGAACTATAGGAGTCGCTGTGCCCGCTGTCAGACCTGTGATGAGCAAG CCTTCCAGGTGGCCCTGGAGAACTGCTCGGCGGTGACAGACACCCGCTGCGGCTGTGAGCCAGGCTGGTTTGTCGAGTGTGTGGTCGCCCACTGTAGGGACAGTTCACCTTTCCAGTGCCGCCCGTGCTCAGACTGTGGGGCCCTGCACCGCCACACGCGACGGCCCT GTTCCAGTGGAGACGCTGACTGTGGCACCTGCTTGCCTGGCTTCTACGAACATGGCAATGGCTGCGTGTCCTGCCCCAC GAGCACCCTGGGGAGCTGTCCTGAGCCCTGTGCTGCTGTCTGTGGCTGGAGGCAAA TGTTCTGGGTTCAGGTGCTCCTGGCTGGCCTGGGGGTCCCGCTCCTGCTTGGGGTCACCCTGACCTACACATACCACCGCTGCCAACCTCCCAAGCCCGCGGTTCCTG caGATGCGGCCGAGACGGAGGCCCTGACCCCAGCACAG GCCACCCACCTCTCACCCTCGGGAAGTGCCCACAACCTTCTGGTGCCTGCTGCTGGTGTTGAGAAGGTCTGCACTGTCCAGTTGGTAGGCAACGGCTGGACCTCTGGCTCCCACCAGACCCAGGAAAGGCCCTGCCCGCAGGTGGCATGGTCCTGGGACCAGCTGCCCACCAGAGCTCTTG gccctgccttggAGACCCCGCAGTCGCCACCGCCTCCCGCAGGCTCCCCAGCCGCTGTGCTCCAGCCGGGGCCACAGCTCTACGACGTGATGGACGCGGTGCCCGCGCGGCGCTGGAAGGAGTTCGTGCGCACGCTGGGGCTGCGTGAGGCGGAGATCGAGGCCGTGGAGGTGGAGGTCGGCCGCTTCCGCGACCAGCAGTACGAGATGCTCAAGCGCTGGCGCCAGCAGCAGCCAGCGGGCCTGGGCGCCGTCTACGCAGCCCTGGAGCGCATGGGGCTGGACGGCTGCGCCGAGGACCTGCGTAGCCGCCTGCAGCGCGGCCCTTGA
- the TNFRSF25 gene encoding tumor necrosis factor receptor superfamily member 25 isoform X5 — translation MRPGPGSCAAAVAAALLLLLLDVGVHGGTPGPPCDCAGDVQKRNSPLCCRGCPAGHFLKAPCTEPCGNSTCLPCPQGTFLARENYRSRCARCQTCDEQAFQVALENCSAVTDTRCGCEPGWFVECVVAHCRDSSPFQCRPCSDCGALHRHTRRPCSSGDADCGTCLPGFYEHGNGCVSCPTSTLGSCPEPCAAVCGWRQMFWVQVLLAGLGVPLLLGVTLTYTYHRCQPPKPAVPDAAETEALTPAQATHLSPSGSAHNLLVPAAGVEKVCTVQLVGNGWTSGSHQTQERPCPQVAWSWDQLPTRALGPALETPQSPPPPAGSPAAVLQPGPQLYDVMDAVPARRWKEFVRTLGLREAEIEAVEVEVGRFRDQQYEMLKRWRQQQPAGLGAVYAALERMGLDGCAEDLRSRLQRGP, via the exons ATGAGGCCGGGGCCTGGGAGCTGTGCGGCAGCTGTGGCTGCG gccctgctgctgctgctgctggatgTCGGGGTTCACGGCGGCACTCCTGGCCCACCGTGTGACTGTGCCGGAGACGtccagaagaggaacagcccgTTGTGTTGCCGGGGCTGTCCTGCAG GGCACTTCCTGAAAGCCCCCTGCACAGAGCCCTGTGGCAACTCCACTTGCCTGCCGTGCCCGCAGGGCACCTTCCTGGCCAGGGAGAACTATAGGAGTCGCTGTGCCCGCTGTCAGACCTGTGATGAGCAAG CCTTCCAGGTGGCCCTGGAGAACTGCTCGGCGGTGACAGACACCCGCTGCGGCTGTGAGCCAGGCTGGTTTGTCGAGTGTGTGGTCGCCCACTGTAGGGACAGTTCACCTTTCCAGTGCCGCCCGTGCTCAGACTGTGGGGCCCTGCACCGCCACACGCGACGGCCCT GTTCCAGTGGAGACGCTGACTGTGGCACCTGCTTGCCTGGCTTCTACGAACATGGCAATGGCTGCGTGTCCTGCCCCAC GAGCACCCTGGGGAGCTGTCCTGAGCCCTGTGCTGCTGTCTGTGGCTGGAGGCAAA TGTTCTGGGTTCAGGTGCTCCTGGCTGGCCTGGGGGTCCCGCTCCTGCTTGGGGTCACCCTGACCTACACATACCACCGCTGCCAACCTCCCAAGCCCGCGGTTCCTG ATGCGGCCGAGACGGAGGCCCTGACCCCAGCACAG GCCACCCACCTCTCACCCTCGGGAAGTGCCCACAACCTTCTGGTGCCTGCTGCTGGTGTTGAGAAGGTCTGCACTGTCCAGTTGGTAGGCAACGGCTGGACCTCTGGCTCCCACCAGACCCAGGAAAGGCCCTGCCCGCAGGTGGCATGGTCCTGGGACCAGCTGCCCACCAGAGCTCTTG gccctgccttggAGACCCCGCAGTCGCCACCGCCTCCCGCAGGCTCCCCAGCCGCTGTGCTCCAGCCGGGGCCACAGCTCTACGACGTGATGGACGCGGTGCCCGCGCGGCGCTGGAAGGAGTTCGTGCGCACGCTGGGGCTGCGTGAGGCGGAGATCGAGGCCGTGGAGGTGGAGGTCGGCCGCTTCCGCGACCAGCAGTACGAGATGCTCAAGCGCTGGCGCCAGCAGCAGCCAGCGGGCCTGGGCGCCGTCTACGCAGCCCTGGAGCGCATGGGGCTGGACGGCTGCGCCGAGGACCTGCGTAGCCGCCTGCAGCGCGGCCCTTGA
- the TNFRSF25 gene encoding tumor necrosis factor receptor superfamily member 25 isoform X2, which translates to MLPREGLPAPLTGSLGLSSAHQPPTPNKRRRQGGACPAEEVLSLWGAGTSGSPSSQKAWVAVGLHGSYCDEGQGERGWGWQVPRLCSFEDWSTTGGRKLARHPSPWASLPGSLCRMPALKTGSWGGESAAPVPQALLLLLLDVGVHGGTPGPPCDCAGDVQKRNSPLCCRGCPAGHFLKAPCTEPCGNSTCLPCPQGTFLARENYRSRCARCQTCDEQAFQVALENCSAVTDTRCGCEPGWFVECVVAHCRDSSPFQCRPCSDCGALHRHTRRPCSSGDADCGTCLPGFYEHGNGCVSCPTSTLGSCPEPCAAVCGWRQMFWVQVLLAGLGVPLLLGVTLTYTYHRCQPPKPAVPDAAETEALTPAQATHLSPSGSAHNLLVPAAGVEKVCTVQLVGNGWTSGSHQTQERPCPQVAWSWDQLPTRALGPALETPQSPPPPAGSPAAVLQPGPQLYDVMDAVPARRWKEFVRTLGLREAEIEAVEVEVGRFRDQQYEMLKRWRQQQPAGLGAVYAALERMGLDGCAEDLRSRLQRGP; encoded by the exons ATGTTGCCTAGGGAGGGGCTCCCAGCGCCTCTCACTGGTTCACTGGGGCTCAGCAGTGCccaccaaccccccacccccaataagAGGCGCCGGCAGGGTGGGGCCTGCCCGGCAGAAGAGGTGCTCTccctgtggggggcagggacctcAGGGTCCCCCTCCTCACAGAAAGCATGGGTGGCGGTGGGGCTCCACGGGTCCTACTGCGATGAAGGGCAGGgtgagaggggctggggctggcaggtgccCCGCCTTTGCTCCTTCGAAGACTGGTCTACCACAGGGGGAAGGAAGTTAGCCCGCCACCCCTCCCCATGGGCATCCTTGCCCGGGAGCCTCTGCAGAATGCCGGCCTTGAAAACAGGGAGCTGGGGCGGGGAGTCAGCAGCACCCgtcccccaggccctgctgctgctgctgctggatgTCGGGGTTCACGGCGGCACTCCTGGCCCACCGTGTGACTGTGCCGGAGACGtccagaagaggaacagcccgTTGTGTTGCCGGGGCTGTCCTGCAG GGCACTTCCTGAAAGCCCCCTGCACAGAGCCCTGTGGCAACTCCACTTGCCTGCCGTGCCCGCAGGGCACCTTCCTGGCCAGGGAGAACTATAGGAGTCGCTGTGCCCGCTGTCAGACCTGTGATGAGCAAG CCTTCCAGGTGGCCCTGGAGAACTGCTCGGCGGTGACAGACACCCGCTGCGGCTGTGAGCCAGGCTGGTTTGTCGAGTGTGTGGTCGCCCACTGTAGGGACAGTTCACCTTTCCAGTGCCGCCCGTGCTCAGACTGTGGGGCCCTGCACCGCCACACGCGACGGCCCT GTTCCAGTGGAGACGCTGACTGTGGCACCTGCTTGCCTGGCTTCTACGAACATGGCAATGGCTGCGTGTCCTGCCCCAC GAGCACCCTGGGGAGCTGTCCTGAGCCCTGTGCTGCTGTCTGTGGCTGGAGGCAAA TGTTCTGGGTTCAGGTGCTCCTGGCTGGCCTGGGGGTCCCGCTCCTGCTTGGGGTCACCCTGACCTACACATACCACCGCTGCCAACCTCCCAAGCCCGCGGTTCCTG ATGCGGCCGAGACGGAGGCCCTGACCCCAGCACAG GCCACCCACCTCTCACCCTCGGGAAGTGCCCACAACCTTCTGGTGCCTGCTGCTGGTGTTGAGAAGGTCTGCACTGTCCAGTTGGTAGGCAACGGCTGGACCTCTGGCTCCCACCAGACCCAGGAAAGGCCCTGCCCGCAGGTGGCATGGTCCTGGGACCAGCTGCCCACCAGAGCTCTTG gccctgccttggAGACCCCGCAGTCGCCACCGCCTCCCGCAGGCTCCCCAGCCGCTGTGCTCCAGCCGGGGCCACAGCTCTACGACGTGATGGACGCGGTGCCCGCGCGGCGCTGGAAGGAGTTCGTGCGCACGCTGGGGCTGCGTGAGGCGGAGATCGAGGCCGTGGAGGTGGAGGTCGGCCGCTTCCGCGACCAGCAGTACGAGATGCTCAAGCGCTGGCGCCAGCAGCAGCCAGCGGGCCTGGGCGCCGTCTACGCAGCCCTGGAGCGCATGGGGCTGGACGGCTGCGCCGAGGACCTGCGTAGCCGCCTGCAGCGCGGCCCTTGA
- the TNFRSF25 gene encoding tumor necrosis factor receptor superfamily member 25 isoform X6, producing MRPGPGSCAAAVAAALLLLLLDVGVHGGTPGPPCDCAGDVQKRNSPLCCRGCPAGHFLKAPCTEPCGNSTCLPCPQGTFLARENYRSRCARCQTCDEQAFQVALENCSAVTDTRCGCEPGWFVECVVAHCRDSSPFQCRPCSDCGALHRHTRRPCSSGDADCGTCLPGFYEHGNGCVSCPTPHRPLAGAPWGAVLSPVLLSVAGGKVGVFWVQVLLAGLGVPLLLGVTLTYTYHRCQPPKPAVPADAAETEALTPAQATHLSPSGSAHNLLVPAAGVEKVCTVQLVGNGWTSGSHQTQERPCPQVAWSWDQLPTRALGPALETPQSPPPPAGSPAAVLQPGPQLYDVMDAVPARRWKEFVRTLGLREAEIEAVEVEVGRFRDQQYEMLKRWRQQQPAGLGAVYAALERMGLDGCAEDLRSRLQRGP from the exons ATGAGGCCGGGGCCTGGGAGCTGTGCGGCAGCTGTGGCTGCG gccctgctgctgctgctgctggatgTCGGGGTTCACGGCGGCACTCCTGGCCCACCGTGTGACTGTGCCGGAGACGtccagaagaggaacagcccgTTGTGTTGCCGGGGCTGTCCTGCAG GGCACTTCCTGAAAGCCCCCTGCACAGAGCCCTGTGGCAACTCCACTTGCCTGCCGTGCCCGCAGGGCACCTTCCTGGCCAGGGAGAACTATAGGAGTCGCTGTGCCCGCTGTCAGACCTGTGATGAGCAAG CCTTCCAGGTGGCCCTGGAGAACTGCTCGGCGGTGACAGACACCCGCTGCGGCTGTGAGCCAGGCTGGTTTGTCGAGTGTGTGGTCGCCCACTGTAGGGACAGTTCACCTTTCCAGTGCCGCCCGTGCTCAGACTGTGGGGCCCTGCACCGCCACACGCGACGGCCCT GTTCCAGTGGAGACGCTGACTGTGGCACCTGCTTGCCTGGCTTCTACGAACATGGCAATGGCTGCGTGTCCTGCCCCAC TC CCCATCGTCCCCTTGCAGGAGCACCCTGGGGAGCTGTCCTGAGCCCTGTGCTGCTGTCTGTGGCTGGAGGCAAAGTAGGTG TGTTCTGGGTTCAGGTGCTCCTGGCTGGCCTGGGGGTCCCGCTCCTGCTTGGGGTCACCCTGACCTACACATACCACCGCTGCCAACCTCCCAAGCCCGCGGTTCCTG caGATGCGGCCGAGACGGAGGCCCTGACCCCAGCACAG GCCACCCACCTCTCACCCTCGGGAAGTGCCCACAACCTTCTGGTGCCTGCTGCTGGTGTTGAGAAGGTCTGCACTGTCCAGTTGGTAGGCAACGGCTGGACCTCTGGCTCCCACCAGACCCAGGAAAGGCCCTGCCCGCAGGTGGCATGGTCCTGGGACCAGCTGCCCACCAGAGCTCTTG gccctgccttggAGACCCCGCAGTCGCCACCGCCTCCCGCAGGCTCCCCAGCCGCTGTGCTCCAGCCGGGGCCACAGCTCTACGACGTGATGGACGCGGTGCCCGCGCGGCGCTGGAAGGAGTTCGTGCGCACGCTGGGGCTGCGTGAGGCGGAGATCGAGGCCGTGGAGGTGGAGGTCGGCCGCTTCCGCGACCAGCAGTACGAGATGCTCAAGCGCTGGCGCCAGCAGCAGCCAGCGGGCCTGGGCGCCGTCTACGCAGCCCTGGAGCGCATGGGGCTGGACGGCTGCGCCGAGGACCTGCGTAGCCGCCTGCAGCGCGGCCCTTGA
- the TNFRSF25 gene encoding tumor necrosis factor receptor superfamily member 25 isoform X1, producing MLPREGLPAPLTGSLGLSSAHQPPTPNKRRRQGGACPAEEVLSLWGAGTSGSPSSQKAWVAVGLHGSYCDEGQGERGWGWQVPRLCSFEDWSTTGGRKLARHPSPWASLPGSLCRMPALKTGSWGGESAAPVPQALLLLLLDVGVHGGTPGPPCDCAGDVQKRNSPLCCRGCPAGHFLKAPCTEPCGNSTCLPCPQGTFLARENYRSRCARCQTCDEQAFQVALENCSAVTDTRCGCEPGWFVECVVAHCRDSSPFQCRPCSDCGALHRHTRRPCSSGDADCGTCLPGFYEHGNGCVSCPTSTLGSCPEPCAAVCGWRQMFWVQVLLAGLGVPLLLGVTLTYTYHRCQPPKPAVPADAAETEALTPAQATHLSPSGSAHNLLVPAAGVEKVCTVQLVGNGWTSGSHQTQERPCPQVAWSWDQLPTRALGPALETPQSPPPPAGSPAAVLQPGPQLYDVMDAVPARRWKEFVRTLGLREAEIEAVEVEVGRFRDQQYEMLKRWRQQQPAGLGAVYAALERMGLDGCAEDLRSRLQRGP from the exons ATGTTGCCTAGGGAGGGGCTCCCAGCGCCTCTCACTGGTTCACTGGGGCTCAGCAGTGCccaccaaccccccacccccaataagAGGCGCCGGCAGGGTGGGGCCTGCCCGGCAGAAGAGGTGCTCTccctgtggggggcagggacctcAGGGTCCCCCTCCTCACAGAAAGCATGGGTGGCGGTGGGGCTCCACGGGTCCTACTGCGATGAAGGGCAGGgtgagaggggctggggctggcaggtgccCCGCCTTTGCTCCTTCGAAGACTGGTCTACCACAGGGGGAAGGAAGTTAGCCCGCCACCCCTCCCCATGGGCATCCTTGCCCGGGAGCCTCTGCAGAATGCCGGCCTTGAAAACAGGGAGCTGGGGCGGGGAGTCAGCAGCACCCgtcccccaggccctgctgctgctgctgctggatgTCGGGGTTCACGGCGGCACTCCTGGCCCACCGTGTGACTGTGCCGGAGACGtccagaagaggaacagcccgTTGTGTTGCCGGGGCTGTCCTGCAG GGCACTTCCTGAAAGCCCCCTGCACAGAGCCCTGTGGCAACTCCACTTGCCTGCCGTGCCCGCAGGGCACCTTCCTGGCCAGGGAGAACTATAGGAGTCGCTGTGCCCGCTGTCAGACCTGTGATGAGCAAG CCTTCCAGGTGGCCCTGGAGAACTGCTCGGCGGTGACAGACACCCGCTGCGGCTGTGAGCCAGGCTGGTTTGTCGAGTGTGTGGTCGCCCACTGTAGGGACAGTTCACCTTTCCAGTGCCGCCCGTGCTCAGACTGTGGGGCCCTGCACCGCCACACGCGACGGCCCT GTTCCAGTGGAGACGCTGACTGTGGCACCTGCTTGCCTGGCTTCTACGAACATGGCAATGGCTGCGTGTCCTGCCCCAC GAGCACCCTGGGGAGCTGTCCTGAGCCCTGTGCTGCTGTCTGTGGCTGGAGGCAAA TGTTCTGGGTTCAGGTGCTCCTGGCTGGCCTGGGGGTCCCGCTCCTGCTTGGGGTCACCCTGACCTACACATACCACCGCTGCCAACCTCCCAAGCCCGCGGTTCCTG caGATGCGGCCGAGACGGAGGCCCTGACCCCAGCACAG GCCACCCACCTCTCACCCTCGGGAAGTGCCCACAACCTTCTGGTGCCTGCTGCTGGTGTTGAGAAGGTCTGCACTGTCCAGTTGGTAGGCAACGGCTGGACCTCTGGCTCCCACCAGACCCAGGAAAGGCCCTGCCCGCAGGTGGCATGGTCCTGGGACCAGCTGCCCACCAGAGCTCTTG gccctgccttggAGACCCCGCAGTCGCCACCGCCTCCCGCAGGCTCCCCAGCCGCTGTGCTCCAGCCGGGGCCACAGCTCTACGACGTGATGGACGCGGTGCCCGCGCGGCGCTGGAAGGAGTTCGTGCGCACGCTGGGGCTGCGTGAGGCGGAGATCGAGGCCGTGGAGGTGGAGGTCGGCCGCTTCCGCGACCAGCAGTACGAGATGCTCAAGCGCTGGCGCCAGCAGCAGCCAGCGGGCCTGGGCGCCGTCTACGCAGCCCTGGAGCGCATGGGGCTGGACGGCTGCGCCGAGGACCTGCGTAGCCGCCTGCAGCGCGGCCCTTGA
- the TNFRSF25 gene encoding tumor necrosis factor receptor superfamily member 25 isoform X3, producing the protein MPALKTGSWGGESAAPVPQALLLLLLDVGVHGGTPGPPCDCAGDVQKRNSPLCCRGCPAGHFLKAPCTEPCGNSTCLPCPQGTFLARENYRSRCARCQTCDEQAFQVALENCSAVTDTRCGCEPGWFVECVVAHCRDSSPFQCRPCSDCGALHRHTRRPCSSGDADCGTCLPGFYEHGNGCVSCPTSTLGSCPEPCAAVCGWRQMFWVQVLLAGLGVPLLLGVTLTYTYHRCQPPKPAVPADAAETEALTPAQATHLSPSGSAHNLLVPAAGVEKVCTVQLVGNGWTSGSHQTQERPCPQVAWSWDQLPTRALGPALETPQSPPPPAGSPAAVLQPGPQLYDVMDAVPARRWKEFVRTLGLREAEIEAVEVEVGRFRDQQYEMLKRWRQQQPAGLGAVYAALERMGLDGCAEDLRSRLQRGP; encoded by the exons ATGCCGGCCTTGAAAACAGGGAGCTGGGGCGGGGAGTCAGCAGCACCCgtcccccaggccctgctgctgctgctgctggatgTCGGGGTTCACGGCGGCACTCCTGGCCCACCGTGTGACTGTGCCGGAGACGtccagaagaggaacagcccgTTGTGTTGCCGGGGCTGTCCTGCAG GGCACTTCCTGAAAGCCCCCTGCACAGAGCCCTGTGGCAACTCCACTTGCCTGCCGTGCCCGCAGGGCACCTTCCTGGCCAGGGAGAACTATAGGAGTCGCTGTGCCCGCTGTCAGACCTGTGATGAGCAAG CCTTCCAGGTGGCCCTGGAGAACTGCTCGGCGGTGACAGACACCCGCTGCGGCTGTGAGCCAGGCTGGTTTGTCGAGTGTGTGGTCGCCCACTGTAGGGACAGTTCACCTTTCCAGTGCCGCCCGTGCTCAGACTGTGGGGCCCTGCACCGCCACACGCGACGGCCCT GTTCCAGTGGAGACGCTGACTGTGGCACCTGCTTGCCTGGCTTCTACGAACATGGCAATGGCTGCGTGTCCTGCCCCAC GAGCACCCTGGGGAGCTGTCCTGAGCCCTGTGCTGCTGTCTGTGGCTGGAGGCAAA TGTTCTGGGTTCAGGTGCTCCTGGCTGGCCTGGGGGTCCCGCTCCTGCTTGGGGTCACCCTGACCTACACATACCACCGCTGCCAACCTCCCAAGCCCGCGGTTCCTG caGATGCGGCCGAGACGGAGGCCCTGACCCCAGCACAG GCCACCCACCTCTCACCCTCGGGAAGTGCCCACAACCTTCTGGTGCCTGCTGCTGGTGTTGAGAAGGTCTGCACTGTCCAGTTGGTAGGCAACGGCTGGACCTCTGGCTCCCACCAGACCCAGGAAAGGCCCTGCCCGCAGGTGGCATGGTCCTGGGACCAGCTGCCCACCAGAGCTCTTG gccctgccttggAGACCCCGCAGTCGCCACCGCCTCCCGCAGGCTCCCCAGCCGCTGTGCTCCAGCCGGGGCCACAGCTCTACGACGTGATGGACGCGGTGCCCGCGCGGCGCTGGAAGGAGTTCGTGCGCACGCTGGGGCTGCGTGAGGCGGAGATCGAGGCCGTGGAGGTGGAGGTCGGCCGCTTCCGCGACCAGCAGTACGAGATGCTCAAGCGCTGGCGCCAGCAGCAGCCAGCGGGCCTGGGCGCCGTCTACGCAGCCCTGGAGCGCATGGGGCTGGACGGCTGCGCCGAGGACCTGCGTAGCCGCCTGCAGCGCGGCCCTTGA
- the LOC103350346 gene encoding espin-like protein produces the protein MTEADILRIEQQIDNLQVLHKAQKLQARLEQLELELEQLLPISAALSAPRFTVDPRRMHGRAASLPAWCSKISTLLKSMATLLAALGGRPAHLAELLTADTGQPLAPLPDAPWRPGPLCLGRSHALSWCREAVAREILECGVSVRRLRATYELRAQGAAPAHSPRRKLSQPGCEPILEEDYLGAGSGEPSAAVANGGVQAAGEPGRAPAPSSVAPALQEALPEPEQLVRRPPLSAQLSGVQEYIDMRKERIVYLFLEHWRKWTVRGPGRHAQARLRRLLPRVVAAGSSPGPEDAAGSPPPPGEHRGPDERLLHLLTQRQAVGKLLGHWRSLLRRVPARQPCGPGLGQVVYWPEHFLPPLEDGAPRSYDSLTLDLFMLGYFQLLEMSLSREERKFRHLLCYEMFDRLGSHPWERIRQFHRAVLEEVEAGRRGWSEGFADLRRQFFGDSPEAEPAREDQAEEEQEEEEGEEGEKEGKEPAAEAAPAQTEEQHEAPAPAPQPPPAAPPPVSGPSGSEAPAEDPLELVSEMGEFSDEDICRYIDRSFSFWKEREAELFDI, from the coding sequence ATGACCGAGGCCGACATCCTGCGCATCGAGCAGCAAATCGACAACCTGCAAGTGTTGCACAAGGCGCAGAAGCTCCAGGCGcgcctggagcagctggagctggagctggagcagctgctgcccaTCTCGGCCGCGCTGTCCGCGCCGCGCTTCACCGTCGACCCGCGCCGCATGCACGGCCGCGCCGCCAGCCTGCCCGCCTGGTGCAGCAAGATCTCCACGCTGCTCAAGAGCATGGCCACGCTGCTGGCCGCTCTGGGCGGGCGGCCCGCGCACCTGGCCGAGCTGCTGACCGCCGACACAGGCCAGCCGCTGGCGCCGCTGCCGGACGCGCCCTGGAGGCCCGGGCCGCTCTGTCTGGGCCGCTCACACGCGCTCAGCTGGTGCCGGGAGGCCGTGGCGCGCGAGATCCTCGAGTGCGGAGTCTCGGTGCGGCGCCTCCGCGCCACGTACGAGCTGCGCGCCCAGGGCGCGGCGCCCGCGCACAGCCCGCGCCGAAAGCTCTCTCAGCCGGGCTGCGAGCCCATCCTCGAGGAGGACTACCTGGGTGCTGGCTCCGGCGAGCCGAGCGCCGCGGTCGCCAACGGCGGCGTTCAGGCCGCCGGGGAGCCCGGGCGCGCTCCGGCCCCGTCGTCCGTGGCGCCCGCCCTCCAGGAGGCGCTGCCGGAGCCGGAGCAGCTGGTGCGCAGGCCGCCTCTCTCCGCCCAGCTGAGCGGCGTCCAGGAGTACATCGACATGCGCAAGGAGCGCATCGTCTACCTGTTTCTGGAGCACTGGCGCAAGTGGACCGTCCGCGGCCCCGGGCGCCATGCGCAAGCGCGCCTGCGGAGACTTCTGCCCCGCGTGGTGGCCGCCGGCTCCAGCCCGGGCCCCGAGGACGCGGCCGGCTCCCCGCCGCCGCCCGGTGAGCACCGAGGCCCGGACGAgcggctgctgcacctgctgacgCAGCGGCAGGCGGTGGGCAAGCTCCTGGGCCATTGGCGGAGTTTGCTGCGGCGGGTGCCGGCGCGGCAGCCGTGCGGCCCGGGCCTGGGGCAAGTCGTGTACTGGCCGGAGCACTTCCTGCCGCCCCTGGAGGACGGCGCGCCCCGGAGCTACGACAGCCTGACGCTGGACCTCTTCATGCTCGGCTACTTCCAGTTGCTCGAGATGAGCCTGAGCCGCGAGGAGCGCAAGTTCCGCCACCTCCTCTGCTACGAGATGTTCGACCGGCTGGGCAGCCACCCGTGGGAGCGCATCCGCCAGTTCCACCGGGCCGtgctggaggaggtggaggccGGCCGGCGCGGCTGGAGCGAGGGCTTCGCGGACCTCAGGCGCCAGTTCTTTGGAGACAGCCCGGAGGCTGAGCCGGCCCGCGAAGACCAGgccgaggaggagcaggaggaggaggagggagaggagggagagaaggaggggaaggagccaGCCGCAGAGGCAGCCCCCGCTCAGACCGAGGAGCAGCACGAGGCCCCGGCCCCCGCGCCGCAGCCGCCCCCAGCCGCGCCTCCCCCTGTCTCGGGCCCTTCTGGTTCCGAAGCGCCCGCGGAGGACCCGTTGGAGCTGGTGTCCGAGATGGGCGAGTTCAGCGACGAGGACATCTGCCGCTACATCGACCGCAGCTTCTCCTTCTggaaggagagggaagcagagctATTTGATATCTGA